In Dryobates pubescens isolate bDryPub1 chromosome 26, bDryPub1.pri, whole genome shotgun sequence, a single window of DNA contains:
- the RBM12 gene encoding RNA-binding protein 12 isoform X2 yields the protein MAGCVTRVELSVSCWSLLERDLCSKSDPLCVLLQDVGGGQWAELDRTERIKNCQNPEFCKKLVVDYYFEKVQKLKFGVYDIDNKSFDLHDDDYLGGVECTLGQVVSSSVFTRPLELKQGKPAGKGTITISAEEIKDTRVVCLEIEARSLDKKVQCADHDSDGSHDLIGTFETDLAQLQGAADGSPVEFECIHPEKKQKKKSYKHSGIFRVKSFKIETEYSFLDYIMGGCQINFTVGVDFTGSNGDPRSPDSLHYISPDGTNEYLIAIWSVGSVVQDYDTDKLFPAFGFGAQVPPSWQVSHEFALNFNPSNPYCQGIQGIVDAYRQILPQLRLYGPTNFSPIINHVARFAAHSAQQGTASQYFILLIITDGEITDLDQTRQAIVDASKLPMSIIIVGVGEADFKAMEFLDGDDGVLKSLTGEPAARDIVQFVPFRQFKTAPREALSQVVLAEVPKQLVSYYKWQGWPPVKPPEVKAM from the exons ATGGCTGGCTGCGTGACCCGCGTGGAGCTGTCGGTGTCCTGCTGGAGCCTCCTCGAACGGGACCTGTGCTCCAAGTCGGATCCTCTCTGCGTCCTGCTGCAGGACGTGGGCGGCGGGCAGTGGGCCGAG CTGGATCGCACTGAGAGGATCAAGAACTGCCAAAACCCTGAATTCTGCAAAAAACTGGTTGTGGACTACTACTTTGAGAAGGTGCAGAAGCTGAAATTTGGCGTGTATGACATCGATAACAAGTCCTTTGATTTACATGATGATGACTACCTTGGAGGGGTTGAGTGCACGCTGGGGCAG GTTGTATCCAGCTCGGTCTTCACCCGACCGCTGGAGCTGAAGCAGGGGAAGCCAGCAGGAAAGGGCACCATTACA ATTTCAGCAGAGGAGATTAAAGACACTAGGGTTGTGTGCTTGGAAATTGAAGCCCGAAGCTTGGACAAAAAG GTGCAGTGTGCAGACCACGACAGTGATGGCTCCCATGACCTGATAGGCACCTTTGAGACTGacctggcccagctgcagggagcagcagatggCTCTCCG GTGGAGTTTGAATGCATTCATcctgagaaaaaacaaaagaagaagagCTACAAACACTCTGGCATTTTTAGAGTGAAATCTTTCAAG ATTGAGACAGAATACTCATTTCTGGACTACAtcatgggaggctgccagaTTAACTTCACA GTGGGTGTAGACTTCACTGGCTCCAACGGAGATCCCAGGTCACCAGATTCTCTTCACTACATCAGCCCAGATGGGACAAATGAGTACCTGATTGCCATCTGGAGTGTGGGAAGTGTAGTCCAGGATTATGACAC GGACAAGTTGTTTCCTGCATTTGGATTTGGAGCTCAGGTTCCTCCTAGCTGGCAG GTATCTCATGAGTTTGCTTTGAACTTCAACCCCAGCAACCCTTACTGTCAAG GGATCCAAGGAATAGTGGATGCCTACCGCCAGATCTTGCCTCAGCTCCGGCTCTACGGGCCGACCAATTTCTCCCCCATCATAAACCACGTGGCGAGATTTGCAGCACATTCAGCACAACAAGGAACTGCTTCA CAATATTTTATCTTGCTGATCATCACAGATGGAGAGATCACTGATCTGGATCAAACAAGGCAAGCCATCGTTGATGCCTCTAAGCTGCCAATGTCCATCATTATTGTTGGAGTTGGTGAAGCTGATTTCAAAGCAATGGAGTTCCTGGATGGAGACGACGGTGTCCTGAAGTCCCTGACGGGAGAGCCGGCTGCGCGAGACATTGTCCAGTTTGTGCCTTTCCGGCAGTTCAAAACT